One Syngnathoides biaculeatus isolate LvHL_M chromosome 4, ASM1980259v1, whole genome shotgun sequence DNA window includes the following coding sequences:
- the mpeg1.1 gene encoding macrophage expressed 1, tandem duplicate 1 produces the protein MRAPVTLFLLHVCLGAPVRRPTNWLRQCRASTNLSVTALEVLPGGGWDNLRNLDMGRVMNLSYFHCQTTEDGVYFIPDEVFVIPHKETGVETNSEIISSWQEQRSSTSRGINADVSFFSLLNGKFSYENQRMKIHQVRDSSTTTRVEVRNLLYTVQAYPDFSLDSRFAQEAKEIADAIENNQTRNANYLSEKMVLAYGTHVITSVDAGAALVEEDYLRSSYVSDNASQNAGVKASAGLNFFDKLKFDISSQNTQQSSSLQTYQSNIQYSLIQSHGSIPFYPGITLQKWQENTRNNLVAVDRLGLALPYFINANTFPDLPRPTVEKVANSVRNAIERYYKVNTRPGCVDVNSQNFNFQANVDDASCEGPATNLSFGGVYQQCIQISSNAGPLCDALAQKNPDTGDFSCRLPYSPTLLRSEVRQQAYTVYECHTETYRCGIFHLSHCHRQVCQDNSYVRSAHINTYWCSLSGKAPENSGYLFGGLYSSSLVNPVTNTKTCPANYLPLKFLSDGQMICLSKDYETGTKYAVPFGGLFSCQSSNPLAGQKRRCPARFSQHLAAVSDGCEILYCVQSGLFTGGQLRPIHLPPFTRPPLVSEKTTNTVMVMTEGENSWVRVGNTKTWKLADPKDVEEILRSVNPNHNQMSGGEKAGVAFGVMAVMALVLVGVVVLVKRRKKLPRITLRRGYTEIRQQEVLVDDGERAMLQSNA, from the exons ATGAGGGCACCCGTGACTCTGTTTCTCCTTCACGTTTGTTTGGGAGCTCCCGTCAGGCGTCCGACAAACTGGCTCCGGCAATGTCGAGCCTCCACCAACCTCTCCGTCACAGCCTTAGAGGTGCTCCCCGGCGGAGGCTGGGATAACCTCCGTAACCTAGATATGGGTCGGGTCATGAACCTCAGCTATTTCCATTGCCAGACAACCGAGGACGGGGTCTACTTCATCCCAGATGAGGTGTTTGTCATACCCCACAAGGAGACCGGCGTGGAGACCAACTCGGAGATAATCAGCTCTTGGCAAGAGCAACGGAGCTCGACGTCTCGCGGTATAAATGCGGATGTATCATTCTTCTCTCTGCTGAATGGTAAATTCTCGTATGAGAACCAGAGGATGAAAATCCATCAGGTCAGAGATTCTTCAACCACAACCCGGGTGGAG GTCCGTAACCTCCTCTACACGGTCCAGGCTTATCCGGACTTCAGTCTCGATTCCCGTTTTGCTCAGGAAGCCAAGGAGATAGCCGATGCCATCGAGAACAACCAAACAAGGAACGCAAACTATCTCTCGGAGAAGATGGTGTTGGCCTACGGGACCCATGTGATCACCAGCGTCGACGCCGGGGCCGCTCTGGTGGAGGAGGACTACCTGCGCTCCTCGTACGTGTCCGACAACGCGTCGCAAAATGCCGGCGTCAAAGCCTCCGCTGGCCTCAACTTTTTTGACAAGCTCAAGTTTGACATAAGCAGCCAAAACACGCAACAGAGCTCGTCGCTCCAGACGTACCAGTCCAACATTCAGTATTCTCTTATTCAAAGCCACGGTAGTATTCCTTTCTATCCAGGTATCACGCTTCAAAAGTGGCAGGAAAATACCAGAAACAACCTGGTTGCTGTCGATCGGTTAGGATTAGCCCTGCCGTACTTTATAAACGCCAACACCTTCCCTGATCTGCCACGGCCTACCGTTGAAAAAGTAGCTAACTCGGTGAGAAACGCCATCGAGCGCTATTACAAGGTCAACACTCGGCCAGGGTGCGTCGACGTCAACTCCCAGAACTTCAACTTCCAGGCAAACGTCGACGACGCGTCTTGCGAAGGCCCCGCGACAAACCTCAGTTTTGGCGGCGTCTACCAACAGTGTATTCAAATCTCCTCAAACGCAGGGCCGCTGTGTGACGCCCTGGCCCAGAAAAATCCGGACACGGGTGACTTTTCTTGTCGGCTGCCTTATTCGCCAACCTTACTGAGATCAGAGGTTCGACAGCAAGCTTACACCGTGTACGAATGTCATACTGAGACGTATCGATGCGGGATCTTTCACTTGTCCCACTGCCACCGTCAAGTTTGTCAGGACAACTCGTACGTGCGGTCTGCTCACATAAACACCTACTGGTGCTCACTCAGTGGCAAGGCTCCAGAAAACTCCGGGTATCTCTTTGGAGGGCTGTACAGCTCCTCCCTGGTGAACCCCGTCACCAACACCAAAACCTGCCCGGCAAACTATTTGCCCCTGAAGTTTCTCTCTGACGGCCAAATGATCTGTTTGAGTAAGGACTACGAAACTGGCACCAAATACGCGGTACCGTTCGGAGGCCTCTTTAGCTGTCAGTCAAGCAACCCCTTGGCAGGGCAAAAACGTCGCTGCCCCGCCAGGTTCAGCCAACATCTTGCCGCAGTCAGCGACGGTTGTGAAATCCTCTACTGCGTCCAGTCGGGATTATTCACAGGCGGGCAGCTGCGTCCGATCCATCTCCCTCCGTTCACCAGGCCGCCACTCGTGAGTGAGAAAACCACCAACACGGTAATGGTGATGACCGAAGGAGAAAACAGCTGGGTAAGAGTCGGAAATACCAAGACGTGGAAACTGGCAGACCCGAAGGACGTCGAGGAGATTTTAAGAAGCGTCAACCCAAACCACAATCAGATGTCCGGTGGGGAAAAGGCAGGAGTTGCCTTTGGTGTGATGGCTGTGATGGCTCTGGTGCTGGTGGGCGTCGTGGTCTTGgtcaaaagaaggaaaaagctGCCCAGGATAACATTAAGGAGAGGTTACACGGAAATTCGCCAACAGGAGGTCCTGGTTGATGATGGCGAGAGAGCAATGCTGCAAAGCAATGCTTGA
- the LOC133499762 gene encoding protamine-like protein, which produces MSVSLAPLSPRRPRKRTGPTVSILILNAISSYGGSRGVSLVALKKVLKASGYDVTRNRGRIRLVLRRLVAQKVIVRTRGKGVSGSFKLNPKAPGGRRRRPPRGGRRSKKKKRRRRGRAKRRKAQGRRARRGRSRRRRRRSTPARKRSTRRRRRRRAPRRKTPKRVRSVRRKRAKPAKVRRRRRRRMSGRLYK; this is translated from the coding sequence ATGTCGGTGTCACTTGCGCCCTTGTCTCCAAGGAGACCGAGGAAGAGGACCGGCCCCACGGTGTCCATCCTCATCCTGAACGCCATCTCCTCCTACGGGGGTTCGCGCGGCGTGTCCCTGGTGGCCCTCAAGAAGGTGCTGAAGGCCAGCGGCTACGACGTGACCCGGAACCGGGGCCGGATCCGCCTCGTCCTGCGCAGGCTGGTGGCCCAAAAGGTCATCGTGCGCACCAGGGGCAAAGGAGTTTCGGGCTCCTTCAAGCTCAACCCCAAAGCCCCCGGGGGTCGCAGGAGGAGGCCCCCGAGGGGAGGCAGGaggagcaagaagaagaagaggaggaggaggggccgGGCGAAGAGGAGGAAGGCCCAGGGGAGGAGGGCCAGGAGGGGCCGCTCCAGGAGAAGACGCAGGAGGTCCACGCCTGCGAGGAAAAGGTCCacccggaggaggaggaggaggagggcccCGAGAAGGAAGACCCCCAAGAGAGTCCGGAGTGTTCGGCGCAAGAGGGCCAAGCCCGCCAAGGtccgcaggaggaggaggaggaggatgagcgGAAGGCTGTACAAATGA
- the LOC133500037 gene encoding protamine-like protein, producing the protein MSLAPKSPRRRSRKRGGPMVSNLILNAISSYGGRGGLTLVGLKRVLKANGYDVMRNRGRIRLTLRRLVARKQILRGRGAGGRGVLRLNPYGRRYRRRRLRRRRRRRRRRRREEEKEEKGPQETPEEEVPTQEEGQVLQEDPQEEEEKEEDELSLLKSFRRDFLLTLY; encoded by the exons ATGTCCCTCGCGCCCAAATCCCCGAGGAGGAGATCCAGGAAGAGGGGCGGGCCGATGGTGTCCAACCTCATCCTGAACGCCATCTCCTCCTACGGGGGGCGTGGCGGCCTGACCCTGGTGGGCCTCAAGAGAGTCCTCAAAGCCAACGGCTACGATGTGATGCGCAACCGAGGCCGGATCCGACTGACGCTACGCAGACTCGTGGCCAGAAAGCAAATCCTGCGAggcaggggggcggggggacgggGGGTCCTCAGGCTCAACCCCTACGGCCGCCGCTACAGGAGGAGGAGgctcaggaggaggaggaggaggagaaggaggaggaggaga gaggaggagaaggaggagaagggcCCCCAGGAGACTCCGGAGGAGGAGGTACCGACGCAGGAGGAGGGCCAGGTCCTACAGGAGGAcccgcaggaggaggaggagaaggaggaggatgagCTCTCGCTACTGAAAAGCTTCCGACGGGACTTTCTGCTCAccttatattga
- the LOC133500038 gene encoding protamine-like protein: MSPAAMSPRRRSRKRGGGALSNLILNAISYSGPSGTTLAGLRRVLKANGYDVTRNRGKLRMAVRRLVSRNYIVRTRGRRLRINPYGPRRRRGIRRLRRRRRGRRRRRRRRVRRRRSRRRRRRATPRRRRRRRRRRRRRRRSSVRRRRRRRSVRRRRRRRSLRRRSRRRRSLRRRRRSRRRRSLRRRRRVRRRRRRAPRRRRRRIRRVRRLRRVRVRRIRRRRRPLMRRRRRRRRRRLSRLY; encoded by the coding sequence ATGTCCCCTGCAGCCATGTCTCCGCGGAGGAGGTCCAGGAAGAGGGGGGGCGGCGCCCTGTCCAACCTCATCCTGAACGCCATCTCCTATAGCGGGCCCTCGGGCACCACCCTGGCGGGTCTCAGGAGAGTCCTGAAGGCCAACGGCTACGACGTGACGCGCAACCGAGGCAAGCTCCGAATGGCCGTCCGCAGGCTGGTGTCCAGGAACTACATCGTGCGCACGAGGGGGAGGCGGCTCCGGATCAACCCCTACGGCCCTCGCAGGCGCAGGGGCATCCGGAGGCTGAGGCGGCGGAGGAGGGGCCGGCGGAGGAGGCGCAGGAGGAGAGTCCGGAGGAGACGCTCCAGGAGAAGGCGCAGGAGGGCCACACCCCGCCGccggagaaggaggagaaggaggaggcgcAGGAGGAGAAGGAGCTCTGTGaggagacggaggaggaggaggtccgtgcggaggaggaggaggaggaggtcccTCAGGAGGAGATCCCGGAGGAGGAGATCcctcaggaggaggaggaggtctcGCAGGAGGAGGTCCCTCAGGAGGCGGAGGAGagtgagaaggaggaggaggagggcgcccaggaggcggaggaggagaaTCAGGCGGGTCCGCAGGCTGAGGAGGGTCCGAGTCAGGAGGATCCGACGCAGAAGGAGACCCCTGATGCGCAGGAGGAggcgcaggaggaggaggagactgaGCAGACTCTATTAG
- the tspan36 gene encoding tetraspanin 36 has product MDCGIITSKTVLLFLSLVFWGAGAGLAYVGAQLFRSYGNFENFIEDKYMLIPAVVIIGISVVMFIFGLLGCCATMRESKVGLSFFFLIIMVMFVAEVAVLVLGFIYQGKIDGGLEHSMNDVFMKYDDEQTKAVDYLQTRLQCCGVWNYTSWYNTTWYQSHNTTVPESCCKNGSTQCTGRLDQLDLLNLEGCEGKVEGLLHDVLKYAILVILGFAIIKFFGMLSVCVVACKSGGRRSGYQPLYA; this is encoded by the exons ATGGACTGCGGCATCATCACCTCCAAGAcggtcctcctcttcctcagctTGGTTTTCTGG GGTGCAGGTGCTGGCCTGGCTTACGTTGGCGCTCAATTGTTTCGCAGCTATGGCAACTTCGAGAACTTCATCGAGGACAAGTATATGCTCATCCCGGCCGTGGTCATCATCGGCATCAGCGTGGTCATGTTCATCTTTGGCCTGCTGGGATGCTGCGCCACCATGCGAGAGTCCAAAGTGGGGCTGAGCTTT TTCTTTCTGATCATCATGGTGATGTTTGTAGCTGAGGTGGCAGTTTTGGTGCTGGGTTTCATCTACCAAGGCAAA ATAGACGGAGGTCTGGAGCACTCCATGAATGACGTCTTCATGAAGTATGACGATGAGCAGACCAAGGCTGTGGACTACCTGCAGACTCGG TTGCAGTGCTGTGGCGTGTGGAACTACACCAGCTGGTACAACACGACCTGGTATCAGAGCCACAACACCACCGTCCCAGAGTCCTGCTGTAAAAATGGCAGCACGCAGTGCACCGGCAGGTTGGACCAGTTAGACCTGCTCAACTTAGAG GGTTGTGAAGGCAAGGTGGAGGGCCTGCTCCACGACGTGCTCAAATACGCCATCCTGGTCATTCTGGGCTTCGCCATCATCAAG TTCTTCGGGATGCTGAGCGTGTGCGTGGTGGCCTGTAAAAGCGGCGGCCGGAGGAGCGGCTACCAGCCTCTTTAcgcctga